Proteins from one Oryza sativa Japonica Group chromosome 12, ASM3414082v1 genomic window:
- the LOC9270620 gene encoding uncharacterized protein: MPSPLKRRIPGRLGRLLASLRPPSRAGPLPVQTGFPTSLADLLVKNHDRLLLTKPRRRRRPTPPTTTTATASVAAADVETPLPSGREELEEEKVGGVAVRLRPELLGVGAAAALALMVIWSRWLVAAVTVASLSLFWIESVRSSSSRLRPRPRSTPAAETAAELPDLRGRGVVSPIREAAAATPRPSSADSDVGSEVSVSSIWTDGDEMSQLVVGDSTTNPTKRKEKRRWLRKLIAKRKEKKDSSVVSPSHGEVVGNAAAEQQQQPSTSAEPIMAEASPADGRRGGALPVAAFVPVVLVGLVGGKLPAVALTVIFAVFFSSVERRSPA; encoded by the coding sequence atgccgAGCCCGCTGAAGCGCCGCATCCCAGgccgcctcggccgcctcctcgcctccctccgcccGCCCTCCCGCGCGGGCCCTCTCCCCGTCCAGACCGGCTTCCCCACCTCCCTCGCCGACCTCCTCGTCAAGAACCATGaccgcctcctcctcaccaagcccaggcgccgccgccgcccgaccccgccgacgacgacgaccgctacggcctccgttgccgccgccgacgtcgagaCACCGCTGCCCAGTGGGCgggaggagctcgaggaggagaaggttggCGGCGTCGCTGTCAGGCTCCGCCCGGAgctcctcggcgtcggcgcggcggcggcgctcgcgctGATGGTGATCTGGAGCAGGTGGTTGGTGGCggccgtcaccgtcgcctcgCTGTCGCTGTTCTGGATCGAGTCCGTcaggtcctcctcctcccgcctccgGCCACGGCCACGGTCAACTCCCGCGGCGGAGACCGCCGCTGAGCTGCCGGATttgcgcggccgcggcgtcgtctCACCGatccgggaggcggcggcagcgacgcccAGGCCGAGCTCCGCCGATTCCGACGTGGGGAGCGAGGTCTCCGTCTCCTCCATTTGGACCGACGGCGACGAGATGAGCCAGCTCGTCGTCGGCGATTCGACGACCAATCCCAccaagaggaaggagaagaggaggtggcTGAGGAAGCTAATCGccaagaggaaggagaagaaggatTCCTCGGTGGTCTCCCCCTCCCACGGCGAGGTTGtcggcaacgccgccgccgagcagcagcagcagccgtcaACGTCGGCGGAGCCGATCATGGcggaggcgtcgccggcggatGGTCGACGAGGAGGCGCATTGCCCGTCGCGGCGTTCGTCCCGGTCGTCCTCGTAGGCCTCGTCGGCGGGAAGCTCCCGGCGGTGGCGCTGACCGTGATCTTCGCCGTGTTCTTCAGCTCAGTGGAGAGGAGATCACCAGCTTAG